A DNA window from Thermus tengchongensis contains the following coding sequences:
- a CDS encoding GTP-binding protein: MAKGEFVRTKPHVNVGTIGHVDHGKTTLTAALTFVTAAENPNVEVKDYGDIDKAPEERARGITINTAHVEYETAKRHYSHVDCPGHADYIKNMITGAAQMDGAILVVSAVDGPMPQTREHILLARQVGV; this comes from the coding sequence ATGGCCAAGGGCGAGTTTGTCCGTACGAAGCCTCACGTGAACGTGGGGACGATTGGGCACGTGGACCACGGGAAGACGACGTTGACGGCGGCTTTGACGTTTGTGACGGCGGCGGAGAACCCGAATGTGGAGGTGAAGGACTACGGGGACATTGACAAGGCGCCGGAGGAGCGTGCGCGTGGGATTACGATCAACACGGCGCATGTGGAGTACGAGACGGCGAAGCGGCACTATTCGCACGTGGACTGTCCGGGGCACGCGGACTACATCAAGAACATGATCACGGGTGCGGCGCAGATGGACGGGGCGATTTTGGTGGTATCGGCGGTGGACGGGCCGATGCCACAGACGCGGGAGCACATCTTGTTGGCCCGGCAGGTGGGGGT
- the fusA gene encoding elongation factor G — MAVKVEYDLKRLRNIGIAAHIDAGKTTTTERILYYTGKIHKIGEVHEGAATMDFMEQERERGITITAAVTTCFWKDHRINIIDTPGHVDFTIEVERSMRVLDGAIVVFDSSQGVEPQSETVWRQAEKYKVPRIAFANKMDKTGADLWLVIRTMQERLGARPVVMQLPIGREDTFSGIIDVLRMKAYTYGNDLGTDIREVPIPEEYLPQAREYHEKLIEVAADFDENVMLKYLEGEEPTEEELVAAIRKGTIAIQITPVFLGSALKNKGVQLLLDAVVDYLPSPLDIPPIRGTTPDGNEVEIHPDPDGPLAALAFKIMADPYVGRLTFIRVYSGTLTSGSYVYNTTKGRKERVARLLRMHANHREEVEELRAGDLGAVVGLKETITGDTLVGEDAPRIVLESIEVPEPVIDVAIEPKTKADQDKLSQALARLAEEDPTFRVSTHPETGQTIISGMGELHLEIIVDRLKREFKVDANVGKPQVAYRETITRPVDVEGKFIRQTGGRGQYGHVKIKAEPLPRGSGFEFVNAIVGGVIPKEYIPAVQKGIEEAMQSGPLIGFPVVDVKVTLYDGSYHEVDSSEMAFKIAGSMAIKEAVQKGDPVILEPIMRVEVTTPEEYMGDVIGDLNARRGQILGMEPRGNTQVIRAYVPLAEMFGYATDLRSKTQGRGSFVMFFDHYQEVPKQVQEKLIKGQ; from the coding sequence ATGGCGGTTAAGGTAGAGTACGACCTAAAGAGGCTCCGCAACATCGGCATCGCCGCCCACATCGATGCCGGTAAGACCACCACCACCGAGCGCATCCTCTACTACACCGGCAAGATCCACAAAATCGGGGAGGTCCACGAGGGTGCGGCCACCATGGACTTCATGGAGCAGGAGCGGGAGCGGGGCATCACCATCACCGCCGCCGTGACCACCTGCTTCTGGAAGGACCACCGCATCAACATCATCGACACCCCCGGCCACGTGGACTTCACCATCGAGGTGGAGCGCTCCATGCGGGTGCTGGACGGGGCCATCGTGGTCTTTGACTCCAGCCAGGGGGTGGAGCCCCAGTCGGAGACCGTCTGGCGCCAGGCGGAGAAGTACAAGGTGCCCCGCATCGCCTTCGCCAACAAGATGGACAAAACGGGGGCTGACCTTTGGCTGGTGATCCGCACCATGCAGGAGCGCCTGGGGGCGAGGCCCGTGGTCATGCAGCTCCCCATCGGCCGCGAGGACACCTTTTCCGGGATCATCGACGTCCTCCGGATGAAGGCCTACACCTACGGCAACGACTTGGGCACCGACATCCGTGAGGTCCCCATCCCCGAGGAGTACCTCCCCCAGGCCCGGGAGTACCACGAGAAGCTCATTGAGGTCGCCGCTGACTTCGATGAAAACGTGATGCTCAAGTACCTCGAGGGCGAGGAGCCCACCGAGGAGGAGCTGGTGGCGGCCATCCGCAAGGGCACCATCGCCATCCAGATCACCCCCGTGTTCTTGGGCTCCGCCTTGAAGAACAAGGGCGTCCAGCTCCTCCTGGATGCGGTGGTGGACTACCTGCCCTCCCCCTTGGACATCCCCCCCATCCGGGGCACCACGCCTGACGGGAACGAGGTGGAGATTCACCCGGATCCCGACGGCCCCCTGGCGGCCTTGGCCTTCAAGATCATGGCCGACCCCTACGTGGGCCGCCTCACCTTCATTCGGGTCTACTCCGGCACCCTCACCTCCGGCTCCTACGTGTACAACACCACCAAGGGCCGTAAGGAGCGGGTGGCCCGGCTTCTCAGGATGCACGCCAACCACCGGGAGGAGGTGGAGGAGCTCCGGGCAGGTGACCTGGGGGCGGTGGTGGGCCTCAAGGAAACCATCACCGGGGACACCCTGGTGGGCGAGGATGCCCCGCGCATCGTCCTGGAGTCCATTGAGGTGCCCGAGCCCGTCATCGACGTGGCCATCGAGCCCAAGACCAAAGCGGACCAGGACAAGCTCTCCCAGGCCCTGGCCCGCCTGGCGGAGGAGGACCCCACCTTCCGCGTCTCCACCCACCCCGAGACCGGCCAGACCATCATCAGCGGGATGGGCGAGCTCCACCTGGAGATCATCGTGGACCGCCTGAAGCGGGAGTTCAAGGTGGACGCCAACGTGGGCAAGCCCCAGGTGGCCTACCGCGAGACCATCACCCGCCCGGTGGACGTGGAGGGCAAGTTCATCCGCCAGACCGGTGGCCGCGGCCAGTACGGCCACGTCAAGATCAAGGCCGAGCCCCTGCCTCGAGGGTCGGGCTTTGAGTTCGTCAACGCCATCGTGGGCGGGGTGATCCCCAAGGAGTACATCCCCGCGGTGCAGAAGGGCATCGAGGAGGCCATGCAGTCGGGTCCCCTGATTGGCTTCCCCGTGGTGGACGTAAAGGTGACCCTCTACGACGGTTCCTACCACGAGGTGGACTCCTCGGAGATGGCCTTCAAGATCGCAGGCTCCATGGCCATCAAGGAAGCGGTGCAGAAGGGGGATCCCGTGATCCTCGAGCCCATCATGCGGGTGGAGGTCACCACCCCCGAGGAGTACATGGGCGACGTGATTGGCGACCTGAACGCCCGCCGGGGCCAGATCTTGGGCATGGAGCCCAGGGGGAACACCCAGGTGATCCGGGCCTACGTGCCCCTGGCGGAGATGTTCGGCTACGCCACCGACCTGCGCTCCAAGACGCAGGGCCGAGGCTCCTTCGTCATGTTCTTCGACCACTACCAGGAAGTCCCCAAGCAGGTGCAGGAGAAGCTCATCAAGGGTCAGTAG
- the rpsG gene encoding 30S ribosomal protein S7: MARRRRAEVRQLQPDLVYGDVVVSAFINKIMRDGKKNLAARIFYDACRIIQEKTGQEPLKVFKQAVENVKPRMEVRSRRVGGANYQVPMEVSPRRQQSLALRWLVQAANARSERGAAVRIAHELMDAAEGKGGAVKKKEDVERMAEANRAYAHYRW, encoded by the coding sequence ATGGCACGGAGAAGAAGAGCAGAGGTACGCCAACTGCAGCCCGACCTGGTCTACGGGGATGTGGTGGTGTCGGCCTTCATCAACAAGATCATGCGGGATGGCAAGAAGAACCTGGCTGCCCGCATCTTCTACGATGCCTGTCGCATCATCCAGGAGAAGACCGGGCAGGAGCCGTTGAAGGTCTTTAAGCAGGCGGTGGAGAACGTGAAGCCCCGGATGGAGGTGCGTTCCCGCCGCGTGGGTGGGGCCAACTACCAGGTGCCCATGGAGGTCTCCCCCAGGAGGCAGCAGTCCTTGGCCCTGCGCTGGCTGGTGCAGGCGGCCAACGCCCGTTCCGAGCGGGGGGCTGCCGTGCGCATCGCCCATGAACTCATGGATGCGGCCGAGGGCAAGGGCGGAGCGGTGAAGAAGAAGGAGGACGTGGAGCGCATGGCCGAGGCCAACCGCGCCTACGCCCACTACCGGTGGTAA
- the rpsL gene encoding 30S ribosomal protein S12, whose protein sequence is MVALPTINQLVRKGREKVQKKSKVPALKGSPFRRGVCTVVRTVTPKKPNSALRKVAKVRLTSGYEVTAYIPGEGHNLQEHSVVLIRGGRVKDLPGVRYHIVRGVYDAQGVKDRKKSRSKYGTKKPKEAKGAAPAKKK, encoded by the coding sequence GTGGTGGCACTGCCGACGATCAACCAGCTGGTTAGAAAGGGCCGCGAGAAGGTCCAGAAGAAGAGCAAGGTTCCGGCCTTGAAGGGCTCGCCCTTCCGCCGGGGGGTGTGCACGGTGGTGCGCACCGTAACCCCCAAGAAGCCCAACTCCGCCTTGCGTAAGGTGGCCAAGGTGCGCCTTACCTCCGGGTACGAGGTGACCGCCTACATTCCCGGTGAGGGGCACAACCTGCAGGAGCACTCCGTGGTCCTCATCCGGGGTGGCCGTGTGAAGGACCTGCCGGGCGTGCGCTACCACATCGTGCGCGGGGTCTACGACGCCCAGGGCGTGAAGGACCGCAAGAAGAGCCGCTCCAAGTACGGAACCAAGAAGCCTAAGGAGGCCAAGGGCGCGGCTCCGGCCAAGAAGAAGTAG
- a CDS encoding ABC transporter permease has translation MRFAFFLALAHLRRRPLQTALALLGVGVGVAVLLTALSLTNGFVSGLVRATLKAYPHLVLFSLSEELPPMPQHPEMEAYAPFAATKALLIRPAEGARGPGVDFATLVGLGEGGEALYPGLGLGLEPGGIYLGSALQQSLGAFVGDRLYAMSATQERVELRVLGAFRTGNYLLDSAYAFVDLKTVERLSGIRAQGYQVRLKDPWRAKEIGVALAGTRFFPQAWQDTQRTLLEQLSLQKRVLGILIFLIVAVAALGVANLLVLKVVEKTPEIALLRAMGASRFTVGMVFALEGVFLGIGGVLLGNLLGYLLCLYLSLRPVDLPGELYFLTHLPVEMRLSDFLLVSGASLAATFLSALLPLFRALRVQPGVVLR, from the coding sequence GTGCGCTTCGCCTTCTTTCTGGCCCTGGCCCACCTGCGGCGTAGGCCCCTGCAGACCGCCTTGGCCCTTTTGGGGGTGGGGGTAGGGGTGGCGGTCCTCCTCACCGCCCTCTCCCTCACCAATGGCTTTGTCAGTGGTCTGGTGCGGGCCACCTTGAAGGCCTACCCCCACCTGGTCCTCTTCAGCCTTTCGGAGGAACTCCCCCCCATGCCCCAACACCCCGAGATGGAGGCCTACGCCCCCTTTGCCGCCACCAAGGCTCTCCTAATCCGCCCGGCGGAGGGTGCCAGGGGCCCGGGGGTGGACTTCGCCACCCTGGTGGGCCTGGGTGAGGGAGGTGAGGCCCTCTACCCCGGTCTGGGGCTGGGGCTGGAACCCGGGGGCATCTACCTGGGCTCGGCTCTGCAACAATCCCTGGGAGCCTTCGTGGGGGACAGGCTCTATGCCATGTCCGCCACCCAGGAGCGGGTGGAGCTAAGGGTCTTGGGGGCGTTTCGCACGGGAAACTACCTCCTGGATTCCGCCTATGCCTTCGTGGACCTGAAAACGGTGGAGAGGCTTTCCGGCATACGGGCCCAAGGGTACCAGGTGCGCCTTAAGGACCCCTGGCGGGCCAAGGAGATAGGGGTAGCCCTTGCCGGCACCCGCTTTTTCCCCCAGGCCTGGCAGGACACCCAGCGTACACTTTTGGAGCAGCTTTCCCTGCAGAAGCGGGTCCTGGGCATCCTGATCTTCCTGATTGTGGCGGTGGCCGCCCTGGGGGTGGCCAACCTTCTTGTGCTCAAGGTGGTGGAGAAGACCCCGGAGATCGCCCTTCTTCGGGCCATGGGGGCCTCGAGGTTCACCGTGGGGATGGTTTTCGCCCTGGAAGGGGTTTTTCTGGGAATCGGGGGGGTTCTTCTAGGCAATCTCCTGGGGTATCTTCTTTGCCTCTACCTCTCCCTCCGCCCAGTGGACCTTCCGGGGGAGCTTTACTTCCTCACCCACCTGCCTGTGGAGATGCGCCTTTCGGACTTCCTTCTGGTGAGCGGCGCAAGCCTAGCCGCCACCTTCCTTTCCGCTCTCTTGCCCCTCTTCCGTGCCCTAAGGGTCCAGCCCGGGGTGGTGCTCAGGTAG
- a CDS encoding 3D domain-containing protein has product MRGLLVALLLSLAVAGGWAQSGGKKVLVLQATAYTSSVRETDSTPFLTATGMRTRLGVLAVSPDLLKVLPYGTKVRLKDLGSVYGRGRGQFDYLFRDRIFVVADVMHPRMREKVDVWLPDRATALRFGRRVVSLEVVEYPRR; this is encoded by the coding sequence ATGCGAGGATTGCTCGTGGCGCTCCTTCTATCCCTCGCCGTTGCTGGGGGATGGGCCCAGTCTGGCGGTAAGAAGGTGCTGGTCTTGCAGGCTACGGCCTACACCTCCAGCGTACGGGAAACCGACTCCACCCCCTTTCTCACCGCCACCGGCATGCGCACCCGCTTGGGGGTCCTGGCGGTGAGCCCGGACCTCCTCAAGGTCCTGCCCTACGGCACCAAGGTGCGCCTTAAGGACCTGGGTTCCGTGTACGGCCGGGGCCGTGGGCAGTTTGACTACCTTTTCCGGGACCGCATCTTCGTGGTGGCCGACGTGATGCACCCCAGGATGCGGGAGAAGGTGGACGTTTGGCTTCCCGACCGGGCCACAGCCCTGCGCTTTGGCCGCAGGGTGGTGAGCCTCGAGGTGGTGGAGTACCCCAGGCGCTAA
- a CDS encoding DAK2 domain-containing protein, translating into MASLSPGEVAEAFRYATDWFSVFVEEINALNVYPVPDGDTGTNMHLTLQSARRELDLADTSKMPEVARAIAYGSLLGARGNSGVILSQILKGFSEALRKREVLDASALAEALRLGAETGYKAVMKPVEGTILTVARAAGEGAQGETLEETLANALGAAQRALEKTPDLLPVLKQAGVVDAGGAGYVRFLEGIRGYVLGLPLPEPPKVERYAQTAFATEEFGYCTEFLMEGVEVPIERIREAVAPFGDSLLVVGAEGYVKGHIHTDDPDGLLATVARFGRMVRTKVEDMTEQHTEILAMVGAGEEAPPPTGLVAVALGHGPSRVFRSLGARVVAGDKTQNPSVEDLLAAIRSVASPKVILLPNNPNVFLAAEKAAELAKAQGKEVYVLKTRTLGQGLAAAVRYLPEVEVEELLPEMEEALKGAVTLEVTWASRDAEVDGVKVLKDKPIGLLDGRLVLMGETPEEVLEGLIRLAGEDKEILTLFLGPNTSKEKAEEVVGKFPGLVVEILPGGPDLYAYLGVLE; encoded by the coding sequence GTGGCTAGCCTAAGCCCTGGGGAGGTGGCCGAGGCCTTCCGCTACGCCACGGACTGGTTTTCCGTGTTCGTGGAGGAGATCAACGCCCTCAACGTCTACCCTGTCCCCGATGGGGACACGGGCACCAACATGCACCTCACCCTCCAATCTGCCCGGCGGGAGCTAGATCTGGCCGACACCTCCAAGATGCCGGAGGTGGCCCGGGCCATCGCTTACGGGAGCCTTTTGGGGGCTCGGGGGAACAGCGGGGTGATCCTTTCCCAGATCCTGAAGGGGTTCAGCGAGGCCCTCCGCAAGAGGGAGGTGCTGGATGCCTCCGCCCTAGCTGAGGCCCTGCGCCTGGGGGCGGAAACCGGATACAAGGCGGTGATGAAGCCGGTGGAAGGCACCATCCTCACCGTGGCCCGGGCGGCTGGGGAAGGAGCTCAAGGGGAGACCCTCGAGGAAACCCTGGCAAATGCCCTTGGCGCAGCCCAAAGGGCTCTGGAGAAGACCCCGGATCTCCTTCCCGTCCTGAAGCAGGCGGGGGTGGTGGACGCCGGGGGTGCGGGGTATGTGCGCTTTCTGGAGGGTATTCGGGGGTATGTCCTGGGGCTTCCCCTGCCCGAGCCCCCCAAGGTGGAGCGCTACGCCCAGACCGCCTTCGCCACCGAGGAGTTTGGCTACTGCACGGAGTTCCTCATGGAGGGGGTGGAGGTGCCCATAGAGAGGATCCGCGAGGCCGTGGCCCCCTTCGGGGACTCCCTCTTGGTGGTGGGGGCCGAGGGCTACGTGAAGGGGCACATCCACACCGACGACCCCGATGGCCTCCTGGCCACCGTGGCCCGCTTCGGCCGCATGGTGCGCACCAAGGTGGAAGACATGACCGAGCAACACACGGAGATTCTGGCCATGGTGGGGGCAGGAGAGGAGGCCCCTCCTCCCACGGGCCTGGTGGCGGTGGCCTTGGGGCATGGCCCGAGTCGGGTCTTCCGCAGCCTGGGGGCCCGGGTGGTGGCGGGGGACAAGACGCAAAACCCCAGCGTGGAGGATCTGCTGGCTGCCATCAGGAGCGTGGCCAGCCCCAAGGTGATCCTCCTGCCCAACAACCCGAACGTTTTCCTGGCGGCGGAGAAGGCGGCGGAGCTGGCCAAAGCCCAGGGCAAAGAGGTGTACGTGCTCAAGACCCGTACCCTGGGCCAGGGCCTGGCGGCGGCGGTGCGCTACTTGCCTGAGGTGGAGGTGGAGGAGCTTCTTCCCGAGATGGAGGAGGCCCTAAAGGGGGCGGTGACCCTCGAGGTCACGTGGGCCAGCCGGGACGCTGAGGTGGATGGGGTCAAGGTCCTAAAGGATAAGCCCATCGGGCTTCTGGATGGAAGGCTGGTCCTCATGGGGGAAACCCCCGAGGAGGTGCTGGAGGGCCTTATCCGCCTGGCTGGAGAAGACAAGGAAATCCTCACCCTTTTCCTGGGCCCCAACACCTCTAAGGAAAAGGCCGAGGAAGTGGTCGGGAAGTTCCCGGGGCTCGTGGTGGAGATCCTCCCTGGAGGGCCTGACCTTTACGCCTACCTGGGGGTCTTGGAGTAG
- a CDS encoding Asp23/Gls24 family envelope stress response protein, with translation MQGRVTVTEGALASLLALAAHEVPGVVGMAPAGFKDQVVRILGRQEASEGVVVRQDPTSPGKYTADFYVVVAVGARIPTVVESLAERVAFAAEKLAGVKLSQVRVHVVGVGRG, from the coding sequence ATGCAAGGACGGGTGACGGTAACTGAGGGGGCTTTGGCCTCCTTGCTGGCCCTGGCGGCCCACGAGGTGCCGGGGGTGGTGGGCATGGCCCCGGCGGGGTTTAAGGACCAGGTGGTGCGCATCCTGGGGCGGCAGGAGGCCAGCGAGGGGGTGGTGGTGCGCCAGGACCCGACGAGCCCGGGAAAGTACACCGCCGACTTCTACGTGGTGGTGGCGGTGGGCGCCCGCATCCCCACGGTGGTGGAGTCTTTGGCGGAGCGGGTAGCCTTCGCCGCCGAGAAGCTGGCAGGGGTTAAGCTCTCCCAGGTGCGGGTCCACGTGGTGGGGGTGGGGCGTGGCTAG
- the ald gene encoding alanine dehydrogenase produces the protein MVIGVPKEIKTLENRVAMTPGGVESLVKRGHTVLVERGAGVGSGLSDAEYERAGAHLVSREEAWGAEMVVKVKEPLPEEYPFLREGLLLFTYLHLAADRALTEAMLRSGVTGIAYETVQLPDGSLPLLVPMSEVAGRMAPQVGAQFLEKPHGGRGVLLGGVPGVAPASVVILGGGTVGTNAAKIALGMGAQVTILDVNHRRLQYLDDIFGGRVVTLTATEANIKKSIQHADLLIGAVLVPGAKAPKLVTRDMLPLMKEGSVIVDVAVDQGGCVETIRPTTHAEPTYVVEGVVHYGVANMPGAVPRTSTFALTNQTLPYVLKLAEKGLQALLEDGALLKGLNTHKGLLTHPGVAEAFGLSYTPPEEALRR, from the coding sequence ATGGTGATCGGCGTACCCAAGGAGATCAAGACCCTGGAAAACCGCGTGGCCATGACCCCGGGTGGGGTGGAAAGCCTGGTCAAGCGGGGGCATACCGTTTTGGTGGAACGGGGAGCGGGTGTGGGTTCCGGCCTATCCGATGCCGAGTACGAGCGAGCCGGGGCCCACCTGGTGAGCCGGGAGGAGGCCTGGGGAGCGGAGATGGTGGTGAAGGTGAAGGAGCCCCTGCCCGAGGAGTACCCCTTCCTGCGGGAGGGGCTCCTCCTCTTCACCTACCTGCACCTGGCTGCGGACCGCGCCCTCACTGAGGCCATGCTGAGGAGTGGGGTCACGGGGATCGCCTACGAGACGGTGCAGCTTCCCGATGGCTCCCTGCCCCTCCTGGTGCCCATGAGCGAGGTGGCGGGCCGCATGGCCCCCCAGGTGGGGGCCCAGTTCCTGGAGAAGCCCCACGGGGGGCGGGGGGTGCTCCTCGGGGGGGTGCCCGGGGTGGCCCCGGCCAGCGTGGTCATCCTGGGGGGCGGTACCGTGGGCACCAACGCCGCCAAGATCGCCCTGGGTATGGGGGCCCAGGTGACCATTCTGGACGTGAACCACAGGCGCCTTCAGTACCTGGACGATATCTTCGGGGGCCGGGTGGTCACCCTCACCGCCACCGAGGCCAATATCAAGAAGAGCATCCAGCACGCTGACCTCCTCATCGGGGCGGTCTTGGTGCCGGGGGCCAAGGCTCCCAAGCTGGTTACCCGGGACATGCTTCCCCTCATGAAGGAGGGCTCGGTGATTGTGGACGTGGCCGTGGACCAGGGGGGGTGCGTGGAGACCATCCGCCCCACCACCCACGCCGAGCCCACCTACGTGGTGGAGGGAGTGGTGCACTACGGGGTGGCCAACATGCCGGGGGCGGTGCCCAGGACCAGCACCTTCGCCCTTACCAACCAGACCCTGCCCTATGTGCTGAAGCTGGCGGAGAAGGGCCTTCAAGCCCTCCTGGAGGATGGCGCTCTTCTCAAGGGCCTGAACACCCACAAGGGACTCCTCACCCATCCCGGGGTGGCGGAGGCCTTCGGCCTGTCCTATACTCCCCCGGAGGAGGCCCTAAGGAGGTAG
- the truB gene encoding tRNA pseudouridine(55) synthase TruB: protein MALYAVDKPLHLTSHDAVEEARRLLGTRRVGHTGTLDPLATGLLLLVSDESTKLVPFLSGEDKEYIAWVSFGATTPTLDAEGPVSEEAPVRFERKDLETVLPSFLKLKEQVPPLYSAIKVGGKRAYEAAREGKPLELGPRPVKYLEVELLALDPEPIPHPIAPSAKGWRLAEKGGRKVELPKPLGPYPTAVIRLVVGPGTYVRAFARDLGERLKTKAFLSGLVRTRIGKVGLERAVKLSELSPEKAIPETDVLPFPVVELSHTEARRVLEGVPLPIPALGYVALVDSRRRLLAIAEGDGFKLKIRRVFVKEA from the coding sequence ATGGCCCTCTATGCGGTGGATAAGCCCCTCCACCTCACCTCCCACGATGCGGTGGAGGAGGCGAGGCGCCTTCTTGGTACCCGCCGGGTGGGGCATACCGGAACCCTGGATCCCCTGGCCACGGGCCTTCTCCTTTTGGTTTCCGACGAGAGCACCAAGCTGGTTCCCTTCCTTTCGGGGGAGGACAAGGAGTACATCGCCTGGGTTTCCTTCGGGGCCACCACCCCCACCCTGGATGCGGAAGGGCCGGTGAGCGAGGAAGCGCCGGTGCGCTTTGAGCGCAAGGACTTGGAAACCGTTCTCCCTTCCTTTTTGAAGCTCAAGGAGCAGGTGCCTCCCCTCTACTCCGCCATCAAGGTGGGAGGGAAACGGGCCTACGAGGCCGCTCGGGAGGGGAAGCCCTTGGAGCTTGGCCCGAGGCCGGTAAAGTACCTGGAGGTGGAACTCCTGGCCTTGGATCCCGAGCCCATACCCCATCCCATCGCTCCCTCGGCCAAGGGCTGGCGGCTTGCAGAAAAGGGCGGGCGCAAGGTGGAGCTTCCCAAGCCCTTGGGCCCTTACCCCACGGCGGTGATCCGCTTGGTGGTGGGCCCGGGCACCTATGTGCGGGCCTTTGCCCGGGACCTGGGGGAGAGGCTTAAGACCAAGGCTTTCCTTTCCGGGCTGGTGCGCACCCGTATCGGCAAGGTGGGGCTGGAAAGGGCGGTAAAGCTTTCCGAGCTTTCCCCGGAAAAGGCCATCCCCGAGACCGATGTCCTGCCCTTTCCGGTGGTGGAGCTTTCCCACACCGAGGCTCGGCGCGTGCTGGAGGGGGTACCCTTGCCCATCCCCGCCCTGGGCTATGTGGCCCTGGTGGATTCCCGAAGAAGGCTTCTGGCCATCGCCGAGGGCGACGGCTTCAAGCTCAAGATAAGACGCGTCTTCGTAAAGGAGGCCTAG
- a CDS encoding enoyl-CoA hydratase/isomerase family protein, translated as MDLKGRYPSLSFTWPRPGVLEITLRGGKLNALGPEAHRDLARIWQDLGELEDVKAVLLRGEGGIFSAGGSFALIEEMRSSHQALMRVFWEARELVLGPMNFPRPVVAAVEGVAVGAGLALALASDVVVVGKKARLLDGHLRLGVAAGDHAVLLWPLLVGMAKAKYHLLLNEPLTGEEAERLGLVALAVEDEKVYERALEVAMRLAEGPKEALSLTKHALNNWFRTFVPHFEVSLALEFLGFQGEALEEGLRALKEKRKPQF; from the coding sequence ATGGACCTGAAAGGCCGTTACCCCAGCCTTTCCTTCACCTGGCCCCGGCCCGGGGTGCTGGAGATCACCTTGCGGGGGGGAAAACTCAACGCCTTGGGCCCCGAAGCCCACCGGGACCTGGCCCGCATCTGGCAGGACTTAGGGGAACTCGAGGACGTCAAGGCTGTTCTTTTAAGGGGCGAGGGTGGGATCTTCTCCGCCGGGGGTTCCTTCGCCCTCATCGAGGAGATGCGCTCCTCCCACCAAGCCTTGATGCGGGTCTTTTGGGAAGCGAGGGAACTGGTGCTCGGGCCCATGAACTTCCCCAGGCCGGTGGTGGCTGCGGTGGAAGGGGTGGCGGTGGGGGCGGGGCTGGCCTTGGCCCTGGCGAGCGACGTGGTGGTGGTGGGCAAGAAGGCCAGGCTTCTGGACGGGCATCTTAGGCTTGGAGTGGCAGCCGGGGACCATGCGGTCCTCCTGTGGCCCCTCCTGGTGGGCATGGCCAAGGCCAAGTACCACCTCCTCCTCAATGAACCCCTCACCGGGGAAGAAGCGGAAAGGCTGGGCCTGGTGGCCCTGGCGGTGGAGGACGAGAAGGTGTACGAAAGGGCCCTCGAGGTGGCCATGCGCCTGGCCGAAGGTCCAAAGGAGGCCCTGAGCCTCACCAAGCACGCCCTGAACAACTGGTTCCGCACCTTCGTGCCCCACTTTGAGGTGTCCTTGGCCCTGGAGTTTTTGGGGTTCCAAGGAGAAGCATTGGAAGAAGGGCTACGGGCGCTTAAGGAAAAGCGCAAACCCCAGTTCTAG
- a CDS encoding pseudouridine synthase, producing the protein MEKPLRLQAFLARAGVGSRRKAEELIRQGRVRVNGEVAHLGQKVGLGDVVEVDGKRVELPQERIVLALHKPKGYTTTRFDPHAQKTVFDLLPPIPGLHPVGRLDRDSEGLLLFTNDGALTFRLTHPRHGVKKVYRVWTERGTLPEGVCRKLLQGVELEDGPAQALACRPAPGGAYLTLAEGRKREVRRMLKAVGYPVRRLLRVQVGPIQLGHLPPGRWRRLSEEEVAALLREGGLE; encoded by the coding sequence ATGGAGAAACCCCTGCGCCTACAAGCCTTCCTGGCCCGCGCCGGCGTGGGAAGCCGCAGGAAGGCGGAGGAGCTCATCCGCCAGGGCCGGGTGCGGGTGAACGGGGAGGTGGCCCACCTGGGGCAGAAGGTGGGGCTGGGGGACGTGGTGGAGGTGGACGGGAAGCGGGTGGAACTCCCCCAGGAAAGGATCGTCCTGGCCCTGCATAAGCCTAAAGGCTACACCACCACCCGCTTTGACCCCCATGCCCAGAAGACGGTGTTTGACCTCCTCCCCCCCATCCCCGGCCTCCACCCCGTGGGCCGCCTGGACCGGGACTCGGAGGGCCTCCTCCTCTTCACCAACGACGGCGCCCTCACCTTCCGCCTCACCCACCCCCGGCACGGGGTCAAGAAGGTCTACCGGGTCTGGACGGAAAGGGGCACCCTGCCGGAAGGGGTCTGCCGCAAGCTCCTCCAGGGGGTGGAGCTGGAAGATGGCCCTGCCCAAGCCCTCGCCTGCCGCCCTGCTCCCGGGGGGGCCTACCTTACCCTGGCCGAGGGAAGAAAGCGGGAAGTGCGCAGGATGCTGAAGGCGGTGGGCTACCCCGTGCGCCGCCTCCTCAGGGTGCAGGTGGGTCCCATCCAGCTGGGCCACCTCCCCCCCGGGCGGTGGCGCAGGCTCTCCGAGGAGGAGGTGGCGGCCCTCCTGCGGGAGGGCGGGCTAGAATGA